Genomic window (Candidatus Eisenbacteria bacterium):
CGACGGTCGACTCACCGCGGGGCGGATCTGTCTTCCCCGGCATCGCGATCAGCGGCGACTACGTCTACACCTCGAACGACGGCTCCTATGATGTCGTCGATGTCTCGGATCCAGAGGCTCCGACGGTCATCGGAACCGCCGCAGGCGGTGGGGCCGGTATCGCGGTGTTAGGATCCCTGGTCTACTCTGCGTGCTACGGGGTCGGAATCCACGAACTCCGGATCACACCGGCGCAGTGCGACCCGTCTTCGGGGATCGCTGGAAGCCCGATCGTCCGCTCGCGGCTGCGCCTCGAGGCCTACCCCAACCCTGCGTTTGGCGAGGTGACGCTCCGGCTCTCCATGCCGGACCCTGGCTCGACGCGCGTCAGCATCCATGACGTGAGCGGGCGTCTTGTGCGGAACCTTTACGAGGGCTGCCGGGCGCCAGGAGCGCTGGATCTCGTCTGGGATGGTCGCGACGCGAGCGGGCACACCGCCGCGCCGGGAATGTATCTGGCTTGGGTCTTGGCGGGCGGCCGAATTCGGAGCACCCGCATCGTCATCGTGAAATAGGGTCTGTCAGGGTCGCGGACGAGCGCGGCGGTCCGTAGGACGCCTGTGCCTCTTGGAGATCTCGTCCGAGGTCGTCTTTGCCGAGGACTCCCGCTGTCACTCGGGCAGACGATCTGAGCGCTGGACATCGGATGATCACAAGCCTGACGCCAGGCGCAGAGCATGCGCGGAACCCTACCGAGGCTCTACGCTAACTGAAAGCGTAGCAAGCTCGACGAGATTCTCGGGAAGGATAGGTCCCCCTCGAACCCACACCCCTTGGCTCTTCCGCTACCCGCCCCCCTCTGCCACCTCTCCCCGGCCTACTTCAGCCGATTCGGATTCAGCCCCTGCAACTCCTTCGGCACGAAGAGACCGTCCTTGCGCACGAGCTTCCCGTCGAAGTAGATCTCCCCTCCGCCGTAGTCCGGACGCTGGACATGCACGAGGTCCCAGTGGATCGCCGACTTGTTCCCGTTGAAGCAATCGTCATAGGAGTTCCCAAGCGCCATGTGGAGACTCCCCGCGATCTTCTCGTCGAAGAGGGCGTCTAGCATCGCGTAGGTGACGTAGGGATTGAACCCCAGTGCGAACTCGCCTACGTACCGCGACCCGCCATCCCTGTCCAGGATCTCGTTCAGCTTCTGCGACTGCGCGCCCGCGTCGGCCTCGACGACCTTCCCGTTCTTGAAGCGGAGAATGATCTGGTCGAAGACCGTCCCCTCGAAGAGCGCGGGCGTGTTGAAGCAGATCGTCCCGTTGATGCTGTTCTTGACGGGCGCCGTGTAGAGTTCGCCGTCGGGAATGTTCAGGTGGCCGTCGCACTTGATGCTCTTCAGGCCGGCGACCGAAAGGCTGAGGTCGGTCTTGGGCGCCTTGATCTCGACGCGGTCGGTCCGATCGACGAGTTCCTTCAGCGGATCCATGGCGCGCGACATCTT
Coding sequences:
- a CDS encoding aminopeptidase, with amino-acid sequence IKAQAKYDLYRMRDMNCYIGIRGTGNTMELSDVPSEKQKMWGKYYATPVHFKVRVPKTRWVVLRYPNESMAQNARKPLHIFEDFYFNVCTLDYAKMSRAMDPLKELVDRTDRVEIKAPKTDLSLSVAGLKSIKCDGHLNIPDGELYTAPVKNSINGTICFNTPALFEGTVFDQIILRFKNGKVVEADAGAQSQKLNEILDRDGGSRYVGEFALGFNPYVTYAMLDALFDEKIAGSLHMALGNSYDDCFNGNKSAIHWDLVHVQRPDYGGGEIYFDGKLVRKDGLFVPKELQGLNPNRLK